A stretch of the Aegilops tauschii subsp. strangulata cultivar AL8/78 chromosome 4, Aet v6.0, whole genome shotgun sequence genome encodes the following:
- the LOC120963263 gene encoding uncharacterized protein, whose protein sequence is MDLERFGRALHLRWPWLQWTDPDRPWVGSELPCDQADLILFRACTTISLGNGEKALFWHDNWSGKGPLKLIAPELFKIASRKNRTVHEELSNESWIRAVSSLRSMHQLGEFVSIWEWISQTTLLPTNEDHISWNLTTNGAYSSASVYGAQFYGSHPRFNPPKVWSAHAKPKCKFFAWLSLHGRILTADRLALRGWPHDPRCQLCLQEPETASHLCKDCPFCKH, encoded by the exons ATGGACCTTGAGAGATTTGGCCGGGCACTTCACCTCCGTTGGCCTTGGCTTCAATGGACGGACCCAGACAGGCCTTGGGTGGGTTCTGAGCTGCCCTGCGACCAAGCTGACCTGATCCTATTTCGCGCCTGCACTACCATCTCGTTGGGCAATGGGGAAAAGGCTCTCTTCTGGCATGACAACTGGAGTGGTAAAGGGCCCCTCAAGCTTATTGCACCTGAGCTTTTCAAGATAGCCTCCAGGAAAAACAGAACGGTGCACGAAGAATTATCGAACGAGAGTTGGATCAGGGCAGTCTCTAGCCTTCGGTCCATGCACCAGCTGGGGGAATTCGTGTCTATATGGGAGTGGATCAGCCAGACCACCCTGTTACCGACCAACGAGGACCACATTTCCTGGAACCTGACTACCAACGGGGCTTACTCCTCTGCGTCGGTGTATGGGGCGCAATTCTATGGCTCTCATCCTAGGTTTAACCCCCCCAAGGTCTGGTCCGCTCATGCCAAACCCAAGTGCAAATTCTTCGCCTGGCTGTCCCTCCATGGGAGGATTTTGACTGCGGACAGGTTGGCATTGCGTGGCTGGCCGCATGACCCCAGATGCCAGCTCTGCCTTCAGGAGCCAGAAACTGCAAGCCATCTCTGCAAGGACTGCCCctttt GCAAACATTAA